One part of the Amphiura filiformis chromosome 5, Afil_fr2py, whole genome shotgun sequence genome encodes these proteins:
- the LOC140153314 gene encoding uncharacterized protein codes for MDKVQFNQQVVGMRKVIKQVKVRVIHQLTRQIQKLQKKSGSAQQVEKNKRRADRLGAEIEYIKKFSADEVTKAAINCKKTVEDVCKQPDASARDRAMARLANYGHIQSKVSQFKDMVESEFFKMGKRKSRKIKKEAAEARFKKEEEDDQEKSNTDKDSEEDDSDGNSESKLDSSGDDDMAKDQTEDQGSEESESADVSLSKSSAVSKKTVHEMTDSSTTAAKSQKSIRTNPVAVDLDEKPVIKRKSKSSFFASGDVDDDDADQDEGISSGEDKLTSQNLVADFKGFASEMKTNESIKDFLKSRTAEGKKTLDSVFMGRLSEKKPRGGNQQRKQNRAGQRERQRKGKMKDPTNKNKSYSANDSKQTKPPRKVPMVDRPNVVRPASSAEKMVPGINCFRNKMNPGKSSEMSKQAPKASEKLHPSWEAKRKKKEQEAKPVAFEGKKITFDDD; via the exons TGGATCAGCACAGCAAGTGGAGAAGAACAAACGTCGCGCAGACCGTCTTGGAGCAGAGATAGAATACATCAAGAAATTCTCAGCAGATGAGGTAACCAAAGCTGCCATCAACTGTAAGAAAACTGTGGAGGATGTTTGCAAGCAG CCTGATGCTTCTGCTAGAGACCGTGCAATGGCAAGACTTGCCAACTATGGGCATATACAGAGCAAGGTGTCTCAATTTAAAG ATATGGTTGAGTCAGAATTTTTCAAAATGGGCAAGAGGAAGAGCAGGAAAATTAAGAAAGAAGCTGCAGAAGCGAGATTCAAGAAAGAAGAAGAGGACGATCAAGAAAAGAGTAATACAGACAAAGACAGTGAGGAAGATGACAGTGATGGAAACTCTGAGAGTAAACTTGATTCTTCTGGTGATGATGATATGGCGAAAGATCAAACGGAAGATCAAGGATCGGAGGAATCAGAATCAGCTGATGTGTCACTTTCAAAAAGTTCAGCTGTTTCAAAGAAAACAGTACATGAAATGACGGACTCTTCCACAACAGCTGCCAAATCACAGAAATCAATCAGAACTAACCCAGTTGCTGTAGATCTGGATGAAAAACCTGTCATAAAACGCAAATCTAAATCAAGCTTCTTTGCATCTGGTGatgtggatgatgatgatgcagacCAAGACGAAGGCATTTCAAGTGGAGAGGATAAACTTACATCACAAAATTTAGTGGCAGATTTTAAAGGATTTGCCTCAGAGATGAAGACAAATGAAAGCATCAAGGACTTCTTGAAATCTAGAACTGCTGAAGGAAAGAAGACATTGGACTCTGTTTTTATGGGTAGGCTGTCTGAGAAGAAGCCACGCGGTGGTAATCAACAAAGAAAGCAAAACAGGGCAGGACAAAGGGAAAGACAAAG GAAAGGCAAGATGAAGGACCCTACTAATAAGAATAAATCATACAGTGCCAATGACAGCAAGCAGACCAAACCACCTCGTAAGGTACCCATGGTAGATAGACCTAATGTGGTGAGGCCCGCATCATCAGCAGAGAAGATGGTACCAGGTATCAACTGTTTCAGGAATAAGATGAATCCAG GTAaaagcagtgaaatgagcaaacaAGCACCCAAAGCAAGTGAGAAGTTACATCCATCTTGGGAGGCAAAGAGGAAAAAGAAGGAACAGGAGGCTAAACCAGTTGCATTTGaaggaaagaaaattacatttgaTGATGATTAA